The stretch of DNA CGCATTCCGCTGCCGGCCTGGCCGGCGGCGTGGCGGCACGACGGGCCGCGCGAGTAGGGGGGAGGTTTACTGTCGGTCCAGTCCGCTGTCGGTCTGGACCCGGCGACAGCCTGGACCCATAGCAGACTTCCCGCAGGTCTTGTCACCAGTTCTCGTCATCCGATTTGAAGTTCTGCTCCAAGAGACCTTTTTCCTTTAAGTGCTTCTCTAGCTTGTCTATACGAGCGTAGGAAATCAGAGCAAAAGCAAATCCGATCACCCCGAAAGTGAAGCCGATTATTGTCACAACATGCCTTTCGCTCCGTGGTTGATAGTACGAGCAGACTGCGCGTCAACTTTGCCGGAATGTCCGCTTCCGCTTCACGCCGGCCCGTTCAGCGCAGCATAGCAGCTTGCCGAGCTCGAAAAGTCGCGGACTGTAATGGCCGCCGCCGCTTGCGCGCTACTGGACAACGGGTTTTCCAACGCGTTCATTCTGTTGTCGAGTTTCGCTAAGTGTTCACGTCGGTTCAACCACCGTGCCCGCTGAGCTTTCAGCAAATTCCGCTTGGGGTCGGGAGCGGACGCGTACGGTCCTTGCCTCAGCCGAGCGGCACGATCCGGTAGGCGCAGCGCCGCGCCCCGGCCAGCTGGTGCTCGACCCGCTCGACCCGCACGTCCGGCCCCAGCACGCGCCTGAACACGTCCAGCTCCGAGCGGCAGAAGTTCTGGCAGGCGCGTGCTGCGGCGCAGATCGGGCAGTGGTTCTCGACCAGCAGCACGCTGCCGTCGTCGTCTACCTGCGTTTCGGCCATGTAGCCTTCCGCCTCGCGCAGCACGGCCAGGGACGCGGCGCGCTGGGCCAGCGGCGCCGCCGGATCGACCGCGGCGCGGTAGGCAGCTTCGCTGGCGGCTTCGCGCGCATCGATCAGGCGGTCGATGGCGGATTCGCCAAACAGGTTCCGTACCTGCCCGATGAGGTCGACCGTCAGCGCGGCGTGGCGGTCCGGGAAGCGCGAGTGCCCCAGTTCGGTGAGCTGCCACAGCCGCACCGGGCGTCCCACCTTGCCCGGCCGGTCGACGTAGCCGACCAGTCCCTTTTCGTCGGCCGCTTCCAGCTGGCGCCGCACGCCCATCGAGGTCAGGTGCAGGATCGCGGCCAGCGCCTGGGCGGTCTGCGGCCCGCGGGTCTTCAGCAGCAGCAAGGTGTGTTCGGACGTGTTCATGCGAATTCCTGGTGGGTTGGGATGGCCTGACGGCTCCAGCGCCGCATCGAGAACGCCGCCATGGCAGCCAGCAGGCCGCCCGCGACCAGCACCAGGCGGGTGTCGATCGCCGCGAGCAGCCCGCCGCCGAGCGCCATGACGATGTGGGCCACGCAGAAGGTCGTCGACAGCAGGCCCATGACGGCGCCTTGTCCGTGCTGCGCGAAACTGTCGGCCGCCCAGGCCTGCAGCGTCGCATTATAGAAGGCGTGGGGCAGGCCGAACAGGACGATGGCCGCCATGCCGACCCACAGGTTGCCCAGTCCGACGCACAGCACCGCCAGCGCCACCGCGCCGGCCAGGCCGCCGACCCGCAGGCGCGCATCGCCCGGGTAGGCGCGGCCCGCGAACAGCGCGGCGCAGGTCATCACGCCGCACATGGCCATGTTCACCAAGGCGATGCCCTTCGCATCGTAACTGCCCGTTTCGACCAGCCAGAGCGGGAAGAACTCGTAGAAGCCGGCCACGCCGCAGCAATAGGCGAGGTGGATCAGGAACAGCGTGTGCAGCGGCGCGTGGCGCAGCAGGGTGAAGGCATGGCGCTCGCGTGCCAGCGACCACCAGTTGCCCCGCGCGGGCGGCGCCGGCTGCGGCGCCAGCACCAGCATCGACAGGGCCGCACCCAGCAGCAGGCCGGCGGCGGCGATGCAGAACGGCAGCGTGATGCTGTAGCCGGCGCTGAGCCCGGACAGCAGTGGGCCGGCGAGCCAGCCCAGGTGAAAGGCGCCGTTCAGCCAGGAGAGGGCGTGGTTGCGCAAGGGTCCATCGAGGCGCTCGGCCAGCAGCGCGCGCAGGATCGCGCCATTGCCCTCCAGCACACCGGTGCCGAAGCGTGCCGCGATCAGCAGGGGGTAGGATTGCGCCAGCAGCGCGTATGCCGTCAGCAGGTGACCCGCGGCGGCGCCGACCGTGGTCAGGAGCAGGATGCGGCGCCGGCCGAGCGCATCCGACAGGGAGCCGAGCACGGCGCTTCCGATCAGCATGCCGAGCGGGTTGACCATCAAGGCAAACCCGAACAGCAGCGTGGGCGGCAGGGCGAGAAAGCCGTTCAGCGCATTCGGCGCCACGCCGGCAAACAGGGGCGGCAGCAGCGGATAGGCCAGCGATGCGCCGATGGTGGACAACAGGGCAAGCAGGCAAGCGCTGCCGATGAGCAAGCGGTGTTTCATACGGCTCCCGGCACAGGATGATTGCCGGGAGTGTAAGAGAGCTCAGCAGTTAAGTAAACTAAAATGTTTATTTATCCACGCTAGGCGGGAGCTAGCTTGTGGCGCGGCTACAGTACGCACCACCGTTTGCGGCAGGCGTAAACTGGTATCCCCATTTGGGTTTTTCTGAAACGCCAACGAAAGGACGCGCCATGAAAATTCCAGAACACCTGAGGATTCCGGTCATCGTCTTCTCCCTGCAGGCGGCGCTGCTGGCCGGTACCTCGCTGATCTTCCTGCTCCTGCGCCCGCACGGCGCTTGAAGCGCGGCTCAGTTGCCTAGCCAGGCAGCGGGCTGAGCGCGCCGGCGCTCGCCGGCGCGGACGGTCTGCGCGCGCGTTTCGGAGCCGAGCTCGGGATAGGGACGGGCCGTGAAGCGCAACTGCCGGCCCAGGCCCGGCAAGCGCTCCAGGGCGGCGCCCGGCGCCAGCGGCGTGTCCACGCCAGTGTGCCGGTCGCGGTGCCAGAACCCGCCGTCGCGGTGGAATAGCAGCGGCATGCTCGCGGCGCGTGGCGCGGCGGGGAACTCGCGTCGCCCCGGATCGGTATCGGGGGCGAGGATGCAGAAGGCTTCCGCCCGGGCGCCGGCATCGACGCGGTACAGGATCACGCCGTGCGGCAGCAGGGCGCTCACTTCCAGTTCGGCCACGCCACGGATGCTGGCGGTAAGCGCAATGCGCATGCCCAGCCGCAGGGGCACCGGCGCGTGCTTGCCCGGCCAGACGCCGTCGAGCAGCAGGCCGTAGCGCGACACGTCTTCGATCTCGAAGCCATGCCGGCCCTGGCGGATGAGCGCATGGCGGCCGGACAGGCGGCGCGTCAGGCCGCCGCGCTGTTCGCCGTCTTCGCCGTAGTGCATGAGCAGCAGGTCGGCCTCCGGATCGATGTCTTCGAAGCGGCCGAGCACGCACTCGTCGAGCGCGAACAGGCGCAGGTGGCGCTGCGCGCTCGCATCCGGCTCCGCATGCACCAGGCAGGCGCTGCTCGCCGGGCACGGGTGGCCAGGTGCCTGCACCGGCACG from Massilia varians encodes:
- a CDS encoding helix-turn-helix transcriptional regulator, with protein sequence MNTSEHTLLLLKTRGPQTAQALAAILHLTSMGVRRQLEAADEKGLVGYVDRPGKVGRPVRLWQLTELGHSRFPDRHAALTVDLIGQVRNLFGESAIDRLIDAREAASEAAYRAAVDPAAPLAQRAASLAVLREAEGYMAETQVDDDGSVLLVENHCPICAAARACQNFCRSELDVFRRVLGPDVRVERVEHQLAGARRCAYRIVPLG
- a CDS encoding MFS transporter, whose product is MKHRLLIGSACLLALLSTIGASLAYPLLPPLFAGVAPNALNGFLALPPTLLFGFALMVNPLGMLIGSAVLGSLSDALGRRRILLLTTVGAAAGHLLTAYALLAQSYPLLIAARFGTGVLEGNGAILRALLAERLDGPLRNHALSWLNGAFHLGWLAGPLLSGLSAGYSITLPFCIAAAGLLLGAALSMLVLAPQPAPPARGNWWSLARERHAFTLLRHAPLHTLFLIHLAYCCGVAGFYEFFPLWLVETGSYDAKGIALVNMAMCGVMTCAALFAGRAYPGDARLRVGGLAGAVALAVLCVGLGNLWVGMAAIVLFGLPHAFYNATLQAWAADSFAQHGQGAVMGLLSTTFCVAHIVMALGGGLLAAIDTRLVLVAGGLLAAMAAFSMRRWSRQAIPTHQEFA